The Hippocampus zosterae strain Florida chromosome 10, ASM2543408v3, whole genome shotgun sequence genome contains the following window.
cgtgcaatcttaacgactttcctgcatacactttgtctgaagcagttatagatgaaagaggagcgaatcgaAGTGTCTTTTTGACCACGTTTAACTAACACCAGAAGTGATCCCGCGAAatgcacctttttaaaaaactttgccCAGCCTGGGCTACTCAATTTCGAACATTGTGGGATAACTGGCTTTTGTAACTcaattttttaactttttttttttcataaaaatataGTGTTTGTGGAGATGCAAGGATCTCTTCCAATTCTCCGAACGAGGTACTTTGCTCTTACTGCAGGATGGCCATTGACATGCTGCCTCAAATATAAAAAGCATGAGTCCACTTTATCtcccaaatgtattttgaaagtTTCTATGCCGCTTAATATGACTtactgtgtgtgtttctgtcaaGGTGTtcaagtcaaaatgaagaacCTGGCTTGGCTGCTTCTGTACGCACTGATCACCCTGTTCTGCCATACAAGAGCACTGTCCCAAGTTGCCGTTTATGGCGAACGGGGATCCGATCTTGGTGTAAGAGTGTTTCAACAAGTCATCCGCTCCAAGCCTCTGGATAATGTGGTCCTTTCACCTCATGGAGTGGCCTCCGTCCTTGGCATGCTGCTACCAGGAGGTCACGGGGAAACCCGCAGACAAATCCTAAGTGCTCTCCGATACAAGAAAAACGGTTGGGGTAATTCAAGTCTGCAAGATTTTCTGAGTGAAGTTGTGAGAAAAACATGTAAATGATGTTGAggaccattttttttatttgcataggACCTAACAGAATGTTGAAGAAACTGCACAAAACCTTGACCGCTAAGTCCAACCAGGATGCCGTTCTCATTGCCAATGGCATGTTCTGCCCAAAGGGCTTCCCCATGCAAAAGAGCTTTGTTGACATCAACAAAGCTAACTTCCAGGCTGAGAGCAGGAGTGTCGATTTCAGTGACACCCAAAAGGCAGCAGATAAGATCAATGCCTGGATCAGCAACAAAACTCAAGGCAAGTCTTGTTATGAACTGCAGCAGATCTctctactttttgttttttctttaacgAGGCCTTCTGTGTTATGTCTTCTAACAAACTGGAACTGCACCTTTTTGGAGTTGAATGCGGCATTCTTACATCAGCCggaagaaaataaagagaacagCTTTTATCTGTTTCCACGAATTTATCACTGAATCTTAACAACCAACTGCCTACACTACACTGGCTTAGGCAAAGATGTCCTCTCTCTTGACAAATACACACATGCCATCATGAAAACATgcccaaaaacaacaatagaAATTATCTGAAGGAAAACGCTTTTAACCCCGCGCCTGCCGTTATTAAAAAGGGTGATGACATTTAATGGAAAATGCATCACACCCTTATGTGCATAGGATCcattgaatgtttatcagcattCTTTTAGTGTTCTtggttaaaataaaattcacccTCAATTGCATTAATTTCAATGGCCAACAATACCTGGATTTATGCTCTTCGCGTGCTCTCCGGGTCTCCCTTCCACGTGAATAGCAGGGGCCCACTCTATATCCTTCCCCTTACACAGTAATACTGTGAactttggcttttgtttgcCTGGCGACCAAGGGTAACACCTGAGAGTTGGACTCGAGTGGCTTCTACTTGCAGCAGGGGCCAGAGTATGGAgttggggggggcaaaaaaaaagctagagCCCATGAAGGTTAAAGAATGAGCCCATTGACttttggaggcagcacttcatccagTATAAAAGGGGTCCATGTGATTGGTATATGAGTCGGGATCAGTCGTTTCCGCTCTTGGGGGATTGGCAGCATAAAACTGACTGGAACACCTAAAATAAAGTGTGCCTTTTTAAAATGAGTAGATTTTGTTTCAAACACAATTTTCACGCAGTCATTTCTAATAATGCTCCTGTTGAATCTTCATCCAGGTCACATCACAAGCCTGATCAAAGCAACTATGCTGGATTCTGCCCTGTCTCGCTTGGTCGTTATTAATGCCATCTACTTCAAAGGCTTGTGGAAGTATCGGTTCCAGCCTGAAAACACCAAGATGAGGGCCTTCACTGGGGGCGATGGCAAAGTATTTAAAGTTCCTATGATGTCCCAGTTATCAGTCTTCAACATTGGTAAGTCATGGTGATCTGtgcgatttttctttttgttactAAATCACATTTCTGGTACTGCAAGGATTGTGGTCATAAGACGTATTGAATTTAGTGGAGATGTGAACAAAAAGTTTGGAATAATGGCATTACTGACTCAGCCATTCACTAATGGAGTACAGTAATTACTGTTCCACAATTGCTGATCATATAAGGTGCCACTTTACTTGTGACAAAGTGCCCATGTCATGTGTGAATGCTCTGTTGTATCAATTTTAATCGTCACTTGGTTTAATTCTTATCATTTACCACCTCACCACAGAGGGATATATTTAGAGTTGCAACTGCCTGATTTGCTTGCCCTATTACAGTGCTTGGGACCCATTGCACAGCTCATGCTGTCCTACCCTCATTTACACACTCGCTAAATTGAAAGCTTATAACTTTATCCATTCATCTTTTAATCTGCTTATCATTACaaggtcacgggtgtgctggagcctatcttcaggcagtaggcggggtacaccctgaaccggttgctagccaatcgcagagcgcacgtagacgaacaaccatccgtgctcgcaATCGCACCGAAGGACAATttcgtgttccattaacctgccatgcaaacgccacacaggaaggccagagctgggatcgaaccctgcactgtgaggaggaTGTACTGACCAGTTGCCCGCCCTGCCCTTAGAACTTTGATTCCCAAATGAATTTTATCTGAACACATTTTACCCTTCAAAAGTCCGATGGGCATTCACCCACAAGCACAGGCATCTTGTTTTCTAAAGGCCAAGGCACTAATCCCCCACCCCTAACATCCCTgttatcaagtcaagtacaactttattgacagcacagatgaaatttcttccctctaaacaagaggagctgctgcaagtgcccgcgccgccatcaaaaggacagttaacataaaatgacaataatacAACACAGTTGTGCGATCtaaaccacttttcctgcatacatttattttgaaacggttatagatgaaagtgtccttttcaccagtggatcaaagaagtcatgctaaaaatgtgcacacatctgctacaagctaagtttgcaAGCAGcaaaaagctgtagcatccataaACGATAGAGATTGGCTtccatctcctgtcccatgtaaatccgcttcaactcAAAGTCACGACTCCCAGTTGCACATAAGAATCGGTGCTGATGCTGTATGCATCcctccagccgcagactgtccaacagcgccgacctttccgctgaacaaagcggggctgtggataatgctgcccattacaggcgcaaaacacAATTgccccggggctgtccagcaacgacggTCAAATGGCGCAGACCTTCATCCTAATGTAAATCGGTGCTGTTGTgcgtgtgctgccgagaaggcgcaaccatgaAGTACAGTTATTATAAATGTAAAAAGACCctggaaaaataatttaatgggCATTCAACATGTCAGTTAAATGTATCAGCGGCAACATTCTTTTCATAACATGGGTACATTAAAAGAGTATACTATTGTACATTATTGAAATACTGCAGTGGATATTTTGTCTCACGCACTGCATAATGAACATTAAATACAGCATGTGTCTATCACACTCCCCACCCCCCTTACCACCCTGGTGCTTCATGCATTAATGTGTAAGCAAATCTTAAATATTCTTCACCAGGCCTAGCCACCACTCCCCAGCAGGTGGCGTATAAGGTGATCGAGCTGCCCTATCATGGCAACAAGACCAGCATGCTGATTGTTCTACCCACTGAGGAGGATGTGCCTCTATCCCACATAATCCCACACATCAACACAGCCACTGTGCAGAGTTGGGGAAAACTGATGCACATGCGGAAAGTGCACCTTCTCCTTCCCAGGTAAAACGCATGATTACACTTAAGCCACAGTTCCAGCTTGCTCAATTGAGTATGGCAACTAATGTGctggtgtttgtttgtatctAGATTTACTGCCGATTTGGAGGTGGATTTAAAGGCCCCCTTGTCTGTGCTGGGTATGACAGACATGTTCCGTCTGGACAAAGCAGACTTCAGGCACCTGAGTGAGTGAAAGTACCGTCAATCCCATTCCAAATATTACACGATGAATTTTATGTACAGGGGATTTAGTTAGACATAAGCAAAGCCTGAAGATATGAAGGGAATGTTGGCTGTTTACTGCCGAGAGCTTGTCAGACCAATGTAATAGGTTTCGATATTCGgtgtgaaagtaaaaaaaaaaaaaaaaacttcccctCTCCATTTATGGATGACGCTTCAGCGCACTGTTGCCACCCAGTGGTGTAAAATATTAAGACATGATTCCTGCTccattttctttacattttaaacCTGCACAATAAATCAGTCCGTCCGTGGTCCTCTTCACTCAAAATGCAGTACATTTTGCCATTCTGGTTATTCCCCGTCCATTTTAATAGTTGTATTCCGGTTTTTTTTCCACGAGTCACGAGACCCATTTTAAGGCATCAAGATCATTTTAGCTGAACAGCCAACAATTCTTTGCACCTCTTTATAGGTTCTTCCCACTCCAATCAACTTTTTAATCAAGAAGGCCATTCTTCAGAGCAGTGTCTTGAACGACCCATTTTTCTCAAATGCATGTTCAACCTGTGCTGGCTTTATCATCTTTCAATAGGCACCACCTGATTCACacctgtttagttttttttttttcctaccccaAAATTGATGAACTCAGATTGGTTGCCCCACTGCTATTTTTTGAACACATTCGGATTGTTAAatcctacctttttttttctttttcttttttgtttttgtttattttttaaatttttttggaaATACAAGTAgacactgctatttttttttgaactatTTGCCCAATTGCACAGCCTTCAACGCGTGCCTATTATGAATGCTGGGTCTTGTGTGTTTTCTGAGAATCTCTATTACACCTAGTACCTTGTCGCGTGCATACACCTAGTACCTAGTACCTTGTCTGGCatgtaacaataaaaaatataccaaaaaaaacGGGATAGTGGACTGGTTAGTCACATTGCACTGCTATTATTTTGAACAGCACTGCATTTGCTTTCATCTGGAATTGTGTGTGCTGCCATAGGTTCAGAGCCTGTATACGTCTCCAAAGCCCTCCAGAAAA
Protein-coding sequences here:
- the serpine2 gene encoding glia-derived nexin; this encodes MKNLAWLLLYALITLFCHTRALSQVAVYGERGSDLGVRVFQQVIRSKPLDNVVLSPHGVASVLGMLLPGGHGETRRQILSALRYKKNGPNRMLKKLHKTLTAKSNQDAVLIANGMFCPKGFPMQKSFVDINKANFQAESRSVDFSDTQKAADKINAWISNKTQGHITSLIKATMLDSALSRLVVINAIYFKGLWKYRFQPENTKMRAFTGGDGKVFKVPMMSQLSVFNIGLATTPQQVAYKVIELPYHGNKTSMLIVLPTEEDVPLSHIIPHINTATVQSWGKLMHMRKVHLLLPRFTADLEVDLKAPLSVLGMTDMFRLDKADFRHLSSEPVYVSKALQKTKIVVNEDGTKASAATAAILMARSSPPWVSVDRPFLFLIRHNPTGTLLFMGQINQP